AGTATTTAAACTTCTCGCCACCGACATCAAATACATCCAAAAGCGCAAAATTTGAAGTACCGTCGGTACACTTTCCCACTGCTGAACGCATGGGGAGAGGTGCTAACCAGAACATGAATGGTGCGGCTAAAACTGCTGCACCTAACCGTAACCAAAGGCGAAGGAAGCGAAAGCCTTCTACTCAAGCAACCAGCCGAGAACGCATACCTGATAATCATCGTCGTTCTCCTCGGCGGCGGCGAACTTTTGCTAACACTCTAGAAGGGAAAACACGCCTGGTATGGAGGGTGTTTATTTCTTTAGTCGCTATTTTAGTTTTTTGGGTATTGGTCACAGCAACTTTTGGATGGCTAAAAAATTTGTTTTTCCCTAAACCAGCTACAAATGGTTCACAGTTGTTTATACAACTCAATCAACCACCAATACAGATACCTGACCAAACCAGCAAATTGCAATCGTTAGAGGGGCCTCTGACAGAGGCAAAAGCAGAGGAAGTTATCCAGCTTTGGCTATCTACTAAAGCAGCAGCTTTCGGCCCCACTCATGAAATTGATAGTTTGAAGCAGATTTTAACTGGTTCAGCCTTATCTCAATGGCGGTTAGTTACCCAGCAAGATGTAGTAGACAATCGCTACCGTAAATATAACCATAGTCTGAAAGTGGATTCTGTAAATAGCACTGAGTTCAATCTTAATCGCGCTACGGTGGAAGCTACAGTCAAGGAAGTTACGCAGTTTTATGAAAATGGTCAGTTTAGAAATTCTTCTAACGAAAATTTGCGAGTTCGGTATGATTTGATTCGACAAGACAGTGAGTGGCGTATCCAGGGTATGTCAGTTATCAATAAGATTAGTATGAATTTTTGAGATTAAATACAGGCATTAGACTGTCCGAAAATTAGAAAAGAAGTGGATTTTTCATTATGCACAATCTTGAGTTTTCTTGGTGTCTTAGTATCTTAGTGGTTAATCGCATTTATTTTTGAACCACAAAGACACTAAGTATAAACGCTAAGGAATTGAGGCTTACTAAAAACCTAGTTTCTCCAAAACTGATTTTGTGGAAACAATGTGCCGTGATAAACCCAGTTCTTCTGGACTAACTCCAACTGCCAAAGCAATCAACTGAGGTAAATGCAAGACTGGTAAACCTAGCTTTTGCCCAATTACCTTTTCTACTTCTGGCTGACGAGAATCTAAATTCAGGTGGCACAGAGGACAAGGTGTCACCATACAGTCAGCACCAGCAGCCAAAGCATCTTGAATATGCATCCCCGCCATCTTAAAAGATTGGGTAGTGGCATAACTAGAAAGTGGCCAACCGCAACATTGCGTTCGCCCTCGGTAATAAATTGGTGTTGCACCCACCGCCCGAAACATATTTTCCATCGCTTCCGGTTGGTAGGGGTCATCGTAGGGCATTGACTTTTGGGCGCGGAGGAGATAACAGCCATAAAAAGCTGCACATTTTAGTCCACTCAACTTACGGGTAACACGTTTGGTAATTTCCTCCAAACCGTAATCTGTAACTAGAGCGTAGAGAAGATGTTTAACTTCAGTACTGCCACGATAAGGCAAACAACTTTCTTTCTTGAGCAAGCCATTAACCTGTTGAATGTAGGCAGGGTTATTTGTCTGGCATTCTTTCAGGCGTTCGTTGACATGACCAATAACACCCTGACAAGTGCTGCAATGGGTAAGTAGTGGCAGATTTAATTCTTCTGCTAAAGCAATATTTCTAGCGTTGACTGTATCTTCTAGCAGCTGCGAATCTTCTTTGAATGTGCCAGAACCACAGCAAGCAGCTTTTTTTAATTCAACCAGTTCAATTCCCAGTGCTTGAGTGAGGGCTTGGGTTGACTGATAAAGCTCCCGACAAGCGCCTTGGGCAACACAGCCAGGAAAGTAAGCGTATTTAAGCATCTGAGATAGCATAGAAGTATGTTTTAGTTAGGGCGATCGCCCTAGACAATCACTGTTTTATCATCCCTTGTTAGTATGGAAGCCCTGAGCGGCAGCAACCTAAGTTACAAGCAAAGGAAGCGCCCTACTTTGGGAAGCCCCAGAAGTTTTCACATACTTATCGATGCTATCAAGGCTTGAGATACTGATGGGGATTTCGTAAAAAAAAGATTTAGCCAAAATTGAAAAATAGAAGTATTGAAATGTGGAGTTTCAAGAGGCATTGGGCATTGGGCATTTAGAGTGCTGAGTTAGGAATCAAGAGTCAAGAGTCAAGAGTAAGTTATTTTTCTCCCTGCTCCTCTCCTTCCCCTCTTCTTTTAGGGCTGAAGCGTATACGGATGATCGCGCTTTCCGATAAGATGTATATGCTCAAATCAATATCTTCCATAAAGAGCAGAATTCTAACAACCAGGTAAGGACTTTATATCTATGAGCCAAACAGCAAATTTTGAAAAAGTTAAGAAAGTAATAGCCGATCAACTGGAAGTTGCGCCTGAAAAAATTGTGCCAGAAGCCAGATTTACGGACGATTTACAGGCAGACTCTCTGGATTTAGTTGAATTAGTAATGGCTTTGGAAGAAGAATTTGAGGTAGAAATTCCCGATGAAGATGCCGAAAAGATTTTGACAGTTCAAGATGCAGCGGACTACATAAACAAACACGCTGCTACATCAGCTTAACTAGAGACTGAGTACTGGGTACTGAGTACTGGGGACTAGGTAAAAAGTTTTGCCTATACTCAACACCTGATACTTAATACCCAATCCCTAGTACCCAGTTCCTAATCCTTAATGCCTAATATCTAGCTATTTGCTTACTGCTTCTTA
This region of Nostoc sp. UHCC 0302 genomic DNA includes:
- a CDS encoding CoB--CoM heterodisulfide reductase iron-sulfur subunit B family protein, translated to MLSQMLKYAYFPGCVAQGACRELYQSTQALTQALGIELVELKKAACCGSGTFKEDSQLLEDTVNARNIALAEELNLPLLTHCSTCQGVIGHVNERLKECQTNNPAYIQQVNGLLKKESCLPYRGSTEVKHLLYALVTDYGLEEITKRVTRKLSGLKCAAFYGCYLLRAQKSMPYDDPYQPEAMENMFRAVGATPIYYRGRTQCCGWPLSSYATTQSFKMAGMHIQDALAAGADCMVTPCPLCHLNLDSRQPEVEKVIGQKLGLPVLHLPQLIALAVGVSPEELGLSRHIVSTKSVLEKLGF
- the acpP gene encoding acyl carrier protein, translated to MSQTANFEKVKKVIADQLEVAPEKIVPEARFTDDLQADSLDLVELVMALEEEFEVEIPDEDAEKILTVQDAADYINKHAATSA